One genomic segment of Rubripirellula tenax includes these proteins:
- a CDS encoding AEC family transporter, producing MQDFIPTVVSVVGVFLLMGTGAFCRRRDWLTPEADRSLANLTANVMLPAYFANRILTSPQFDSAAAAWTPPFIGFGMTAMGFAVSFTFARLLGRFVGLETDAKQRAFALCAGICNYGYIPLPLAESAYPDAVIELILHNVGVDLALWSIGLAIISGSAGDGQWKRAIFSPPFMAVIIASVVRQIGVDTQIPTPVVTVLGKLGGCAVPMGLMLSGAIIVDFLRGANWKGSARTVLSAIGIRQLLIPVMMLGLTVALGVSVDMKQVMMLQAAMPAAVFPIVLVRLYDQDSETALRVVLSTSLAGIVLIPVWLALGAWWLGV from the coding sequence ATGCAAGACTTTATCCCGACGGTAGTCAGCGTGGTGGGGGTGTTCTTGCTGATGGGCACCGGCGCGTTCTGTCGACGGCGTGACTGGCTGACACCCGAAGCGGATCGGTCGCTCGCCAACCTGACCGCGAACGTGATGCTGCCGGCCTATTTCGCGAATCGGATTCTTACCAGTCCCCAGTTTGACTCGGCCGCCGCCGCATGGACGCCGCCCTTCATCGGATTCGGCATGACGGCCATGGGATTCGCCGTCTCGTTCACGTTTGCACGGCTGTTGGGCCGCTTCGTTGGGCTGGAAACCGACGCGAAACAGCGAGCGTTTGCGTTGTGCGCGGGTATCTGCAACTACGGGTACATCCCGTTACCACTTGCCGAGTCGGCGTATCCCGATGCCGTCATCGAGCTGATCCTGCACAACGTCGGCGTCGACTTGGCGCTGTGGAGCATCGGACTGGCCATCATCAGCGGCTCGGCAGGCGACGGTCAATGGAAACGGGCTATCTTTAGCCCGCCCTTCATGGCCGTCATCATCGCCTCGGTCGTGCGCCAGATCGGCGTCGATACGCAGATCCCGACTCCGGTGGTGACGGTGCTGGGGAAACTGGGTGGGTGCGCCGTGCCGATGGGATTGATGCTCAGCGGCGCCATCATCGTCGACTTTTTGCGTGGAGCCAACTGGAAGGGCTCGGCAAGAACGGTGCTGTCGGCGATCGGGATCCGACAACTGCTGATCCCGGTCATGATGCTGGGATTGACGGTCGCACTGGGCGTCAGCGTCGACATGAAACAAGTCATGATGTTGCAAGCCGCCATGCCGGCAGCCGTATTCCCGATCGTGTTGGTGCGTCTGTACGACCAAGACAGCGAAACGGCGCTGCGGGTCGTTCTGTCCACTTCGCTTGCCGGCATTGTGTTAATTCCCGTTTGGCTGGCCTTGGGTGCTTGGTGGTTGGGAGTTTAA
- a CDS encoding twin-arginine translocase TatA/TatE family subunit — protein sequence MIVNRLTDSMADPVFAFGAPGPLELAIIAGIILLLFGSSKLPTLMRNLGRSTNEFKRGMSESVDEDEPSKPRDDRA from the coding sequence ATGATTGTGAATCGATTGACCGACAGCATGGCGGACCCCGTCTTCGCGTTCGGCGCCCCGGGCCCGTTGGAGTTGGCGATCATCGCCGGCATCATTTTGTTGCTTTTCGGATCGTCCAAGCTGCCCACGCTGATGCGAAACCTGGGACGCAGCACCAACGAGTTCAAGCGTGGGATGAGCGAGTCGGTGGACGAAGACGAGCCGTCCAAGCCGCGCGACGATCGGGCGTAA
- a CDS encoding Sec-independent protein translocase subunit TatA/TatB codes for MFGLGPFEMVVIGVIAVVLFGGNLPEVARKLGGSYREFRRGLNEVQQQFRLAEHEAKKNLSVDDSKSSKTTEVDDEEEEPAGPKAPKFKPPS; via the coding sequence ATGTTCGGACTCGGACCATTTGAGATGGTGGTCATCGGCGTGATCGCGGTCGTCCTGTTCGGCGGCAACCTTCCCGAGGTAGCCAGAAAACTGGGCGGCAGCTACCGCGAATTCCGTCGAGGACTGAACGAGGTCCAGCAGCAGTTCCGGTTGGCCGAACACGAAGCCAAAAAGAACCTCTCCGTCGACGACTCAAAGTCTTCCAAGACAACCGAAGTCGACGACGAAGAAGAGGAACCCGCCGGACCGAAAGCGCCCAAGTTCAAACCACCATCCTGA
- a CDS encoding trypsin-like peptidase domain-containing protein, with translation MERSHIARNSSIDLAIVELPRSAFPGPMPAVPLAVGGAKDGETVLTVGAHGGAAVSLQRGHVVRRTRGLIYCYLVDPARRCSTTTALA, from the coding sequence ATGGAACGTTCGCACATCGCCCGCAACTCTTCAATTGATTTGGCGATTGTCGAACTTCCGCGATCAGCTTTCCCTGGACCAATGCCCGCTGTGCCGCTTGCAGTAGGTGGCGCCAAGGATGGCGAAACCGTGCTGACGGTTGGTGCCCATGGAGGGGCCGCCGTCAGCCTGCAACGCGGTCACGTCGTTCGTCGCACTCGCGGCTTGATCTACTGTTACCTGGTCGATCCGGCTCGCCGTTGTTCAACGACGACGGCTCTCGCGTGA
- a CDS encoding thioredoxin family protein, with amino-acid sequence MNAAAVRSFVRGEVSDVDTELPEDAIPLWQSRVRLVLVTAAGCQPCELQKRSMPDDVRYETFDIEKVNEAGYKIRTTPTLMVFVDGKLEDTSSGLLRGDRLRAFLDRWGFTDNETQPDDADRTDDNFNPWSNPRRWNRGPIRDRIDEAKDRFARWLIGKWLGFAGSGAAVLFPWLFFIYRALRKLHSTDAEGCVVNKRPSRNQQPRTTIAGKRRPSPKR; translated from the coding sequence ATGAACGCCGCCGCCGTTCGGTCATTCGTTCGCGGCGAAGTCTCAGACGTTGATACCGAGCTGCCCGAAGATGCGATTCCGCTTTGGCAATCTCGCGTGCGATTGGTTCTCGTCACCGCCGCTGGATGCCAACCATGCGAACTGCAAAAGCGCTCGATGCCCGACGATGTTCGATACGAGACATTCGACATCGAGAAGGTAAACGAGGCAGGCTATAAGATACGCACGACGCCAACGCTGATGGTATTCGTCGATGGCAAACTTGAGGACACATCGAGCGGCCTGCTTCGCGGCGACCGCTTGCGAGCGTTCTTGGACCGCTGGGGATTCACTGACAACGAAACCCAGCCCGACGATGCAGATCGCACCGACGACAACTTCAATCCCTGGAGCAATCCACGACGCTGGAATCGCGGGCCAATCCGCGACCGCATCGACGAGGCAAAAGACCGTTTCGCACGGTGGCTGATCGGAAAATGGCTCGGCTTCGCGGGCAGCGGAGCGGCAGTGCTGTTTCCGTGGCTGTTCTTTATCTATCGAGCGTTACGCAAGCTGCATAGTACGGATGCCGAAGGTTGCGTTGTTAACAAACGCCCGTCGCGAAACCAGCAACCGAGAACGACTATCGCTGGTAAACGACGGCCATCCCCAAAACGATAA
- a CDS encoding ASCH domain-containing protein produces MLFLSIHPEHVKAIVEGRKTVELRKRQPSVDPGFAVVIYATMPTCEAVAVATVEAIQVGKPKTIWRNCGKLTAVSAQAFNDYFDGADKAVGIHLSNIAVFKEPVSLRELRKRWDGFQPPQQYRYLDSKQQKFIATREKTVGGCLLS; encoded by the coding sequence ATGCTGTTTTTGTCTATTCATCCTGAACACGTTAAGGCGATCGTTGAAGGCCGAAAAACGGTCGAGCTTCGCAAACGCCAACCAAGCGTTGACCCCGGTTTCGCGGTCGTCATCTATGCGACAATGCCGACGTGCGAGGCGGTTGCGGTCGCCACCGTTGAAGCAATTCAAGTTGGCAAACCTAAGACGATTTGGCGAAATTGCGGAAAACTAACTGCGGTTTCAGCACAAGCGTTCAACGACTATTTCGATGGTGCCGATAAGGCGGTCGGCATTCACCTGTCGAACATCGCTGTTTTCAAAGAACCGGTTTCTCTCAGAGAGCTTCGCAAGCGATGGGATGGTTTTCAACCGCCCCAGCAGTATCGCTACCTCGACTCAAAGCAACAAAAGTTCATTGCAACTCGAGAAAAGACTGTTGGCGGTTGTCTGCTTTCTTAG
- a CDS encoding addiction module protein has translation MSVDLPLDSMSVSEKMQVLETVWSSLCQNPGDVQSPEWHQQVLKERTQRLENGEASVSTWADAKARLLKLGQ, from the coding sequence ATGTCCGTTGATCTTCCACTCGATTCGATGTCCGTTTCGGAAAAAATGCAAGTTCTTGAAACGGTTTGGTCGAGCCTGTGCCAAAATCCCGGCGATGTGCAATCGCCGGAGTGGCATCAGCAAGTGCTAAAGGAGCGGACACAACGCTTGGAAAATGGCGAAGCATCGGTTTCGACGTGGGCGGATGCCAAAGCACGATTGCTTAAGCTAGGCCAATGA